The DNA region CCTCTTCGGGAAGAATGACGCTGACTCCGTTGAGGATGCTCTGAATCAACTGGCTTCTGCTCTCGGAGAGTTGACCGTTCTTCTGGGCAGTGCGGATCTTGCAGAGCCAGGGGCCGATCATCACTCGCTCTCCGTCGACGTCGATCCCCTCCCGGGCACCAGGAGGACGGCCGTGCCGTTCCACGTAGGCGCGCAGCAGTGTGACGGTCTGTTCGAAGGAGCGGCGCTTTCTGGTCTTGGGGGTGTTGAGTCTGGCGGGAGTGGTGGGCTTCTTCGCCCTCGTTTTCGTTGTGAGGGTGATGTGCGTAGGAGTGAGGCCCAGGCGGGATAGGAGGTGGCGTTGGCCGTCGTCGAGAGTGCTCCAGGTGGTGAGCTGGCGCTGCAGCCAGGCGCCAGCTTTCACGCCGTCAATTACCGTGTCGCGGCGCAGAGTCGCTGGATCGTTTCCGGTCTGGAGGTGTCGAGCCAGGAGGTGGTACTTGCGGTGCCAGTCGGGTCCGTGGGGCAGAAGCCAGTCGGCGTCGAGGGCGGTAAGGCGCGCATGGCGGGTTTCGGGGAGTTGGCCTTTGCGGGCGAGGCCGCGTTGGTCGACGAGGAGCTGGCCGCCGGGATCCTGAGCGGGGATGGCGAGGTGGCCGTGTTCTGTGTGGAAGGCCTCGATGAGGGTCATGTTGCCTTCGAAGGCGGCTTCGTGCTCGTCCCAGATCATGCCGAGCTCGTCGAGTTCTGTGATCCAGTCGGGGGTGAGAGTGTTTCGGCGGTGGGCGGTGCGCTGGCCGGCGATGAAGGCTCCCAGGCGGTAGCCGTAGGCGTCGGTGTAGTCGACCGGGGCCTTCAGGTGCCCGTGTTCCGTGTGGTACCGGACAGCGGCGGCCAGGCCGGCGCGGCGGGGTCCCGAGAGCACCGCGCCGGTAGAAGGCCAGGCCAGCAGGTCCATTGTGCGGGCGATCATGCTGGGGTCGAGGGTGAAGTCGAAGCGGAACCGGCGGGTGAGCAGGCGGTGGGTGATCTCGTCCAGGCGGTGCGCGGTGGTCTTGCGGGGGGCGCGGGCGGCGATGGTCTGGTCGTGATGACGTAGCGCGGCGGTGATCAGCCAGAGGGCTTCGAAGGGGGTGTCGAGGAGGTCGGTGGGGTCGGAGTCGGGTGGGATGTAGGCGGGGATGATCAGGCTCGCCATCTTCACGTCGGTGGTGGGGGGTTTACGCAAGGCGCGGCCCAGGGCCTGGACGATGCGGCGCACGCTCTCGGTGCGGGAGGCGAAGACGATGGCGTCGACGGCCGGCAGGTCGATGCCCTCGGAGAGGACCTGGGCGTTGGTGATCACAGCGCGGTCGGCGTTCGCGAAGCGGTCGAGGAGTTGCGCGCGCTGGTGGGGGGTGTGGTTGCCGTTGATCGAGGAAACGGAGAGCTTCGCGGTCCAGGAGGGGCGTTGGTCGAGTGGGAGGGTGCGCAGGGTGTGGCCGA from Streptomyces sp. NBC_01754 includes:
- a CDS encoding DEAD/DEAH box helicase; translated protein: MSTSPEPAAVTPQTTHAPRRTLRPDQQQAVDSGVRGLKRPGSRGHMVSACGTGKTLIALRTAEALDIRFLLVVVPSRDLIGQWAAAARADGRTEALMAVSSLNADKHPVLAETGASSTGSGEYLAYWLAQRAKKNERATVFVTLDSLVRIEEIQHSLFPAPAFDLTVIDEAHRTAGSWDKEWTMVHDSCRIRTERRLYLTATPYEWEAPRLAEAPDARPRPKRTASTVPAWESPSLIASMDDLKVFGPRLHTYSHAEAIEDGVLADYQLLVPTITDTDLRTVLTDPDRAHTGFTPTARRTTALHLAVLKAMTEHDLKHVIVYFQQVADAEDFARQFGHTLRTLPLDQRPSWTAKLSVSSINGNHTPHQRAQLLDRFANADRAVITNAQVLSEGIDLPAVDAIVFASRTESVRRIVQALGRALRKPPTTDVKMASLIIPAYIPPDSDPTDLLDTPFEALWLITAALRHHDQTIAARAPRKTTAHRLDEITHRLLTRRFRFDFTLDPSMIARTMDLLAWPSTGAVLSGPRRAGLAAAVRYHTEHGHLKAPVDYTDAYGYRLGAFIAGQRTAHRRNTLTPDWITELDELGMIWDEHEAAFEGNMTLIEAFHTEHGHLAIPAQDPGGQLLVDQRGLARKGQLPETRHARLTALDADWLLPHGPDWHRKYHLLARHLQTGNDPATLRRDTVIDGVKAGAWLQRQLTTWSTLDDGQRHLLSRLGLTPTHITLTTKTRAKKPTTPARLNTPKTRKRRSFEQTVTLLRAYVERHGRPPGAREGIDVDGERVMIGPWLCKIRTAQKNGQLSESRSQLIQSILNGVSVILPEEERPGFSEIP